A portion of the Stella humosa genome contains these proteins:
- a CDS encoding DMT family transporter codes for MTGAVLGAPAPRTREFAILAVALAAVAFSLNGFFVRQLEAATTWQIVFWRASGLCVVVSLMFVWQHRGRAAAVFRQGLPIALIAAPTQGIGVVFFIYSLTHTTVANTMMMLSATPLFAALLGWAFLGEKVGWATAVAIAATMAGIGLMTLDGIAGGSLWGNLAALGNACTFAIFITYLRRGRAGDMRPTVILGAASGVAMAAALGDVLAVPLHDILLCLAWGMFAQTTGMTLMLIGSRGLPAAEISLVAMVEFVLAPMWAYSVTGELPTPMSAAGGGVIFAAMLGWSWRRARLNRTIPLRPGS; via the coding sequence ATGACCGGAGCCGTCCTCGGCGCCCCGGCACCGCGCACGCGCGAGTTCGCCATCCTCGCCGTGGCGCTGGCCGCCGTCGCCTTCAGCCTGAACGGCTTCTTCGTCCGCCAGCTTGAGGCGGCGACGACCTGGCAGATCGTCTTCTGGCGGGCGAGCGGTCTTTGCGTGGTGGTCAGCCTGATGTTCGTGTGGCAGCATCGCGGGCGCGCCGCCGCAGTCTTCCGCCAGGGCCTGCCGATCGCGCTGATCGCCGCCCCGACCCAGGGCATCGGCGTCGTCTTCTTCATCTATTCGCTGACGCACACCACCGTCGCCAACACGATGATGATGCTGAGCGCCACGCCCTTGTTCGCAGCCCTGCTCGGCTGGGCCTTCCTGGGCGAGAAGGTCGGCTGGGCCACGGCCGTCGCGATTGCCGCCACCATGGCCGGCATCGGGCTGATGACGCTGGACGGCATCGCCGGCGGGTCGCTGTGGGGAAATCTGGCCGCACTCGGCAATGCCTGCACCTTCGCCATCTTCATCACCTATCTTCGGCGCGGGCGGGCGGGCGACATGCGGCCGACCGTGATCCTCGGGGCGGCCAGCGGCGTGGCGATGGCGGCAGCCCTGGGCGACGTGCTGGCGGTGCCGCTGCACGACATTCTGCTGTGCCTTGCCTGGGGGATGTTCGCCCAGACCACCGGCATGACCCTGATGCTGATCGGCTCGCGCGGGCTGCCGGCAGCGGAAATCTCGCTGGTGGCGATGGTGGAGTTCGTGCTGGCACCGATGTGGGCCTACAGCGTCACCGGCGAACTGCCGACGCCCATGTCGGCAGCCGGCGGCGGCGTCATCTTCGCGGCCATGCTGGGCTGGTCCTGGCGCCGGGCCAGGCTCAACCGCACGATCCCGCTGCGCCCGGGAAGCTGA
- a CDS encoding efflux RND transporter permease subunit encodes MVRLVHIALTRPLTFIVLALLILIVGPLAWLRTPTDIFPDIRIPVISVVWQYTGLAPDQMAGRISTPFQRALTTTVNDIEHIEANSYTGIGIIKIFFQPTVDIRTANAQVTAIAQTLIRQMPPGATPPLILNYNASTVPILQLALSGAGLSEQALFDIATTRVRTPLVTVQGAAIPFPFGGKTRQVQIDLNPFALQALSLSGQDVANALAAQNLITPVGTQKIGQFEYSIQLNNAPSELAALGDLPIKTVNGATVYVRDVATVRDGNPPQANVVHVDGNRSVLLQVLKNGSASTLAIIAGVKQKLAEMRQALPEQLEIALLGDQSLFVGGAIAGVLHEGLLAAALTSLMILLFLGSWRSTVIIAVSIPLAILGSVIALAALGETLNIMTLGGLALAVGILVDDATVTIENINWHLEQGKDVNTAILDGANQIVVPAFVSLLCICIVFVPMFFLEGMARFLFVPMALAVMFAMIWSFLLSRTLVPTMAMYLLRPHVHHDPGHGAGSAGRPRSRNPLVRFQQGFEAGFERFRAGYRGLLVLALRRRAVFVTLFMAFVLGTFLLVPYLGRNFFPAVDTGQILLHARVQVGTRVEETANQFADIQKAIRRIIPPDEIATMVDNVGMPVSGINMTYNNTGVIGPADGDIQIKLKEGHRPTAEYVRTLREELPRAFPGVQFSFLPADIISQILNFGAPAPIDIQIRGRDLTANFAYANQLLSRVRRIPGVADARIQQSGAGPAFTVEVDRTRAQYLGLTERDVTNSMVVNLAGSAQVAPTYWLNPDNGVTYSIVMQTPQYQMDSLAALQTLPITAPGMNSLPILGSIAELKRINTNAVVSQYDIQTMVQIYATIQDRDLGSVTTEVQQVIREMASGVPRGSQVVLLGQVRTMNNAYFGLIFGLIGAIVLIYLLIVVNFQSWSDPFVIITALPAAIAGIVWMLFVTETTLSVPALTGAIMCMGVATANSVLVISFARERLAELGDPVAAALDAGFVRFRPVLMTALAMIIGMAPMAFGMGEGGEQNAPLGRAVVGGLIFATIATLMFVPVVFSLVHKRRPQASAPAPSEPAHVH; translated from the coding sequence ATGGTCAGGCTTGTCCATATCGCACTGACGCGGCCGCTGACGTTCATCGTCCTGGCGCTGCTAATCCTCATCGTCGGCCCGCTGGCCTGGCTGCGCACGCCGACCGACATCTTCCCCGATATCCGCATCCCGGTCATCAGCGTCGTCTGGCAGTACACCGGACTGGCACCCGACCAGATGGCCGGCCGCATCTCGACCCCGTTCCAGCGCGCGCTGACCACCACCGTCAACGACATCGAGCATATCGAGGCGAACTCCTATACCGGCATCGGCATCATCAAGATCTTCTTCCAGCCGACCGTCGATATCCGTACCGCCAATGCCCAGGTGACGGCCATCGCCCAGACGCTGATCCGGCAGATGCCGCCGGGCGCCACGCCGCCGCTGATCCTGAACTACAACGCCTCGACGGTGCCCATATTGCAACTCGCATTGTCCGGCGCGGGCCTCAGCGAGCAGGCGCTGTTCGACATCGCCACCACACGGGTGCGCACGCCGTTGGTGACGGTGCAGGGGGCGGCGATCCCGTTCCCCTTCGGCGGCAAGACCCGCCAGGTGCAGATCGACCTCAACCCCTTCGCGCTCCAGGCACTGTCGCTGTCCGGCCAGGACGTCGCCAATGCGCTGGCGGCGCAGAACCTGATCACCCCGGTCGGCACGCAGAAGATCGGCCAGTTCGAGTATTCGATCCAGCTCAACAATGCGCCATCGGAACTGGCGGCCCTGGGCGACCTGCCGATCAAGACCGTCAACGGCGCCACGGTCTATGTCCGCGACGTCGCCACCGTGCGCGACGGCAACCCGCCCCAGGCCAACGTCGTCCATGTCGACGGCAACCGCTCGGTCCTGCTGCAGGTGCTGAAGAACGGCTCGGCCTCGACGCTGGCGATCATCGCCGGGGTCAAGCAGAAGCTGGCCGAGATGCGCCAGGCCCTGCCTGAGCAACTGGAGATCGCGCTGCTGGGCGACCAGTCGCTGTTCGTCGGCGGGGCCATCGCCGGCGTGCTGCATGAGGGGCTGCTGGCGGCGGCCCTCACCAGCCTGATGATCCTGCTGTTCCTCGGTAGCTGGCGGTCGACCGTGATCATCGCGGTGTCGATCCCGCTGGCGATCCTGGGCTCGGTCATCGCGCTGGCGGCGCTGGGCGAGACGCTCAACATCATGACGCTGGGCGGGCTGGCGCTGGCGGTCGGCATCCTGGTCGACGACGCCACCGTCACCATCGAGAACATCAACTGGCACCTGGAGCAGGGCAAGGACGTCAACACCGCCATCCTGGACGGCGCCAACCAGATCGTGGTGCCGGCCTTCGTCTCGCTGCTGTGCATCTGCATCGTCTTCGTGCCGATGTTCTTCCTGGAGGGGATGGCGCGCTTCCTCTTCGTGCCGATGGCGCTGGCCGTCATGTTCGCCATGATCTGGTCGTTCCTGCTGTCGCGCACCCTGGTGCCGACGATGGCCATGTACCTGCTGCGCCCGCACGTCCATCACGACCCGGGGCACGGGGCCGGCAGTGCGGGCCGGCCGCGCTCTCGCAACCCGCTGGTGCGCTTCCAGCAGGGGTTCGAGGCCGGGTTCGAGCGGTTCCGGGCGGGCTATCGCGGGCTGCTGGTGCTGGCCCTGCGGCGGCGGGCGGTCTTCGTCACGCTGTTCATGGCCTTCGTGCTCGGCACCTTCCTGCTGGTGCCCTATCTCGGACGCAACTTCTTCCCCGCCGTCGATACCGGCCAGATCCTGCTCCATGCCCGCGTCCAGGTCGGCACCCGGGTGGAGGAGACCGCCAACCAGTTCGCCGACATCCAGAAGGCGATCCGCCGGATCATCCCGCCCGACGAGATCGCCACCATGGTCGACAATGTCGGCATGCCCGTCAGCGGCATCAACATGACCTACAACAACACCGGCGTGATCGGGCCGGCCGATGGCGACATCCAGATCAAGCTGAAGGAGGGGCACCGGCCGACGGCCGAGTATGTCCGCACGTTGCGCGAGGAGCTGCCGCGGGCCTTCCCCGGCGTGCAGTTCTCGTTCCTGCCGGCCGACATCATCAGCCAGATCCTGAACTTCGGCGCGCCGGCGCCCATCGACATCCAGATCCGCGGCCGCGACCTGACGGCCAACTTCGCCTATGCCAACCAGCTCCTGAGCCGGGTGCGCCGCATCCCGGGCGTCGCCGACGCCCGCATCCAGCAGTCGGGCGCGGGGCCGGCCTTCACGGTCGAGGTGGACCGCACGCGGGCGCAGTATCTGGGCCTGACCGAACGCGACGTGACCAACAGCATGGTGGTGAACCTGGCGGGCAGCGCGCAGGTGGCGCCGACCTACTGGCTCAACCCCGACAACGGGGTGACCTATTCGATCGTCATGCAGACGCCGCAGTACCAGATGGATTCGCTGGCCGCGTTGCAGACCCTGCCCATCACCGCGCCCGGCATGAATTCGCTGCCCATCCTGGGGTCGATCGCGGAGCTGAAGCGCATCAACACCAATGCGGTCGTCTCGCAGTACGACATCCAGACGATGGTGCAGATCTATGCCACGATCCAGGACCGCGACCTGGGGTCGGTGACGACCGAGGTGCAGCAGGTGATCCGGGAGATGGCATCGGGCGTACCGCGCGGCAGCCAGGTCGTGCTGCTGGGGCAGGTGCGGACCATGAACAACGCCTATTTCGGCCTGATCTTCGGGCTGATCGGGGCGATCGTGCTGATCTATCTGCTGATCGTCGTGAATTTCCAGTCCTGGTCCGACCCGTTCGTGATCATCACGGCCCTGCCGGCGGCCATCGCCGGCATCGTCTGGATGCTGTTCGTGACCGAGACCACCCTGTCGGTGCCGGCACTGACCGGCGCCATCATGTGCATGGGTGTCGCCACCGCCAACAGCGTGCTGGTCATCAGCTTCGCCCGCGAGCGGCTGGCGGAGCTGGGGGACCCGGTCGCGGCCGCCCTCGATGCCGGCTTCGTGCGCTTCCGGCCGGTGCTGATGACCGCACTGGCCATGATCATCGGCATGGCGCCGATGGCGTTCGGCATGGGCGAGGGCGGCGAGCAGAATGCACCGCTCGGCCGCGCCGTCGTCGGCGGCCTCATCTTCGCGACGATCGCCACCCTGATGTTCGTGCCGGTCGTCTTCAGCCTCGTCCACAAGCGTCGGCCGCAAGCGTCCGCGCCCGCCCCATCGGAGCCCGCGCATGTCCACTGA
- a CDS encoding alginate lyase family protein: MTARPTFIVYRVLGNDLPPRHRVGQTIDCLRFILRHEPPLADCEKRWVLNRIVDPQAEAEAQALIAAAGQRAIRIPFSLDEYAAQPYAYRGVPDTHRFHSPAFLAMDERNRAPAIDRYLGWRNRYAMHVNGARNQALEDGLADARWVLPLDGQSFIRADAWAAIRAAADSAGEARYLVMPTARLTDAATLLDGSTPPVVGQEPSIGFRSDARERFDAALHYGYADKAALLARLGVSGIWSPSERARTIGGRAGPSPDAGLYRWAGWIARLPSGNADADRDDGERARDRSTAIVQFLRGLDERALGRAWRPGTPLILHSRAMDMGDDQVPVAVGAGQDWRHHAPGILAAAVGDGPSVEDCARRLHAAGIGAATNWRCPPLADAPPFAEALPLVFLLDAILIAARCGALSGHELGGLRTLARGMLAGLLSGPHARTLRTATGSDGTGYEMLVLALAAFVDDRRTMVEALERLPQRIVQQFGDDGAQGAEDDDAERMLANLERWACLARMAGSLGHDLWRVRVGYGHSLHGGILCLLKRIDRADAEDRARLRRRVASIIEISPGRQAPRTAAERRLALAEIDPATALPAFVLLLLGEATA, encoded by the coding sequence GTGACGGCCCGGCCGACCTTCATCGTCTATCGCGTTCTCGGCAACGACCTGCCGCCGCGTCACCGCGTCGGACAGACGATCGACTGCCTGCGCTTCATCCTGCGCCACGAACCGCCGCTGGCCGATTGCGAGAAGCGTTGGGTCCTCAATCGCATCGTCGATCCCCAGGCCGAGGCCGAAGCCCAGGCGCTGATCGCCGCTGCCGGCCAGCGGGCAATCCGCATCCCCTTCTCGCTCGACGAGTACGCGGCCCAGCCCTACGCCTATCGCGGCGTACCGGACACGCACCGGTTCCATTCGCCGGCCTTCCTCGCCATGGACGAACGCAACCGGGCGCCGGCGATCGACCGCTATCTCGGCTGGCGCAATCGCTACGCCATGCATGTGAACGGCGCCCGCAACCAGGCGCTGGAGGACGGGCTGGCCGACGCCCGATGGGTGCTGCCGCTCGACGGGCAGTCGTTCATCCGCGCCGACGCCTGGGCGGCGATCCGGGCCGCCGCCGACAGCGCGGGCGAGGCGCGATATCTGGTAATGCCGACCGCCCGCCTGACCGATGCCGCCACCCTCCTGGACGGCTCCACCCCGCCTGTCGTCGGCCAGGAACCGTCGATCGGGTTTCGCAGCGATGCGCGGGAGCGCTTCGATGCCGCCCTGCACTACGGCTATGCCGACAAGGCGGCCCTTCTGGCACGGCTGGGCGTCAGCGGCATCTGGTCGCCATCGGAGCGGGCGCGGACGATCGGCGGGCGGGCGGGTCCCTCGCCCGATGCCGGGCTGTATCGCTGGGCCGGCTGGATCGCCCGCCTGCCCTCCGGCAACGCCGATGCCGACCGCGACGATGGCGAACGGGCGCGGGACCGGTCGACTGCCATCGTCCAATTTCTGCGGGGGCTAGACGAGCGGGCCCTGGGGCGCGCCTGGCGGCCCGGTACCCCGCTGATCCTCCACAGCCGGGCCATGGACATGGGGGACGACCAGGTGCCGGTTGCGGTCGGCGCCGGGCAGGACTGGCGTCACCATGCGCCCGGCATCCTGGCAGCAGCGGTCGGCGACGGCCCTTCTGTCGAGGATTGCGCCCGCCGCTTGCACGCGGCCGGCATCGGCGCCGCAACCAACTGGCGCTGTCCGCCCCTTGCCGATGCCCCGCCCTTCGCGGAAGCCCTGCCGCTCGTCTTCCTGCTCGATGCCATCCTGATAGCGGCACGCTGCGGTGCCCTGAGCGGGCATGAACTCGGCGGCCTCCGGACGCTGGCGCGCGGCATGCTGGCCGGGCTGCTGTCCGGTCCGCACGCGCGGACGCTGCGGACGGCGACCGGCAGCGACGGCACGGGCTATGAAATGCTGGTGCTGGCCCTGGCGGCGTTCGTCGACGATCGCCGCACCATGGTCGAGGCCCTGGAGCGGCTGCCGCAGCGCATCGTCCAGCAGTTCGGCGACGACGGCGCGCAAGGCGCGGAAGACGACGATGCGGAGCGGATGCTGGCCAACCTGGAGCGCTGGGCCTGCCTCGCACGGATGGCGGGATCGCTCGGCCACGACCTGTGGCGGGTGCGCGTCGGCTACGGCCATTCGCTGCATGGCGGCATCCTCTGCCTGCTGAAGCGGATCGACCGTGCCGATGCCGAGGATCGCGCCCGCCTGCGCCGCCGGGTGGCGAGCATCATCGAGATTTCGCCCGGCCGCCAAGCACCCCGGACGGCGGCGGAGCGACGGCTGGCATTGGCGGAAATCGACCCCGCAACCGCCCTGCCCGCCTTCGTCCTGCTGTTGCTGGGGGAAGCTACAGCGTGA
- a CDS encoding efflux RND transporter periplasmic adaptor subunit — protein MSTEPAAAAPSGRKLGLLGILALVGVAALVTTGIMSRERSDARVRDWTDAQAVPTVAVAAPDTRMLDPTFNLPGRIEAFSRAPILARVSGYVKAWHVDIGAPVKAGQLLAEIEAPDLDQQLLQARADLLNAQANARLADVTLKRRQTLANANVISQQNLDERSADLGSKQAAVKASQANVDRLLALAAYKRITAPFDGVVTARDTDVGALIAAGGGLPMFVISDARKLRVYVNVPQSFVPLIRVGTKARITVPEYPDRTFEAVVAASAQAIDVATGTTRMQLIVENNEGALLPGGYANVRLDLTRDVQPLHVPASALIVGREGLRVAVVDAESRIRFKTITIARDLGREIEIATGLAAGDRVVVTPPDGLSDGDEVRVAGTATAQAAKPAR, from the coding sequence ATGTCCACTGAACCCGCTGCCGCTGCGCCCTCGGGACGCAAGCTGGGGCTGCTGGGAATCCTCGCGCTGGTCGGCGTGGCGGCCCTGGTGACCACCGGCATCATGTCGCGCGAACGCAGCGATGCGCGGGTCCGCGACTGGACCGACGCCCAGGCGGTGCCGACCGTCGCGGTGGCCGCCCCCGACACCCGCATGCTGGACCCGACCTTCAACCTGCCGGGACGGATCGAGGCGTTCTCGCGGGCACCGATCCTGGCGCGCGTCAGCGGCTATGTGAAGGCTTGGCACGTCGACATCGGCGCCCCGGTGAAGGCGGGCCAGCTCCTGGCCGAGATCGAGGCGCCCGACCTCGACCAGCAGTTGCTGCAGGCCCGCGCCGACCTGCTGAACGCACAGGCCAACGCAAGGCTGGCCGACGTCACCCTGAAGCGGCGGCAGACGCTGGCCAACGCCAACGTCATCTCGCAGCAGAACCTGGACGAGCGCAGCGCCGACCTCGGCAGCAAGCAGGCGGCGGTGAAGGCGAGCCAGGCCAATGTGGACCGCCTGCTGGCGTTGGCCGCCTACAAGCGCATCACCGCGCCCTTCGACGGCGTCGTCACCGCGCGCGACACCGATGTCGGCGCGCTGATCGCGGCCGGCGGCGGCCTGCCGATGTTCGTCATCTCGGACGCGCGCAAGCTGCGCGTCTACGTCAACGTGCCGCAATCCTTCGTGCCGCTGATCCGTGTCGGCACCAAGGCGCGGATCACGGTGCCCGAATATCCCGACCGCACCTTCGAGGCCGTGGTCGCGGCATCGGCCCAGGCGATCGACGTGGCGACCGGGACGACGCGCATGCAGTTGATCGTCGAGAACAACGAGGGCGCCCTGCTGCCCGGCGGCTACGCCAATGTCCGCCTCGACCTGACGCGCGACGTGCAGCCGCTGCATGTCCCGGCAAGTGCCCTCATCGTCGGGCGCGAGGGGCTGCGCGTCGCGGTGGTCGACGCCGAAAGCCGCATCCGCTTCAAGACCATCACCATCGCCCGCGACCTCGGCCGCGAAATCGAGATCGCGACCGGACTCGCAGCCGGCGACCGCGTGGTCGTCACGCCGCCGGACGGTCTGTCGGACGGCGACGAGGTGCGGGTTGCCGGCACCGCCACCGCCCAGGCGGCCAAGCCCGCGCGCTGA
- the dinB gene encoding DNA polymerase IV — protein sequence MPADSNIGTDGGRPERPRKIIHVDMDAFFASVEQRDDPALRGRPVAVGGSSQRGVVAAASYEARKYGVRSAMPSVTARRKCPELVFVKPRFDVYKAVSAQIRAIFAEYADLVEPLSLDEAYLDVTDNPHGIASATEIARRIRARIREETGLTASAGVSYNKFLAKLASDHRKPDGLFVIPPADGPAFVETLPVRRFHGVGPATAARMNGLGIETGLDLRQRTLEFLQRHFGKSGGYYYWIARGIDHRTVRSDRPRKSVGAENTFFEDLVTPDAVRAALGPIIDKVWRYCDRGGIRGRTVTLKVRYADFRQVTRRRTEPRFVTGQAEIERLSMALLEPLLPLEQGIRLLGVTLSSLEEEAGEPGPQLSLTL from the coding sequence ATGCCCGCGGACTCGAACATCGGGACCGATGGCGGCCGGCCGGAGCGGCCGCGCAAGATCATCCATGTCGACATGGATGCCTTCTTCGCGTCGGTGGAGCAGCGCGACGACCCCGCCTTGCGCGGCCGGCCGGTGGCGGTCGGCGGGTCCAGCCAGCGCGGCGTGGTGGCGGCCGCCAGCTACGAGGCGCGCAAGTATGGCGTGCGCTCGGCCATGCCGTCCGTCACCGCGCGGCGGAAGTGCCCGGAACTGGTGTTCGTGAAGCCCCGCTTCGACGTCTACAAGGCGGTGTCGGCGCAGATCCGGGCGATCTTCGCCGAGTATGCCGACCTGGTGGAGCCGCTGTCGCTGGACGAGGCCTATCTCGACGTGACCGACAACCCCCATGGCATCGCGTCCGCGACCGAGATCGCCCGCCGCATCCGGGCCCGCATCCGCGAGGAGACGGGGCTGACGGCATCGGCCGGCGTCTCCTACAACAAGTTCCTGGCCAAGCTGGCATCGGACCACCGCAAGCCGGACGGGCTGTTCGTCATTCCGCCGGCCGACGGTCCCGCCTTCGTCGAGACCCTGCCGGTGCGCCGCTTCCACGGGGTGGGGCCGGCGACGGCCGCGCGCATGAACGGCCTGGGCATCGAGACCGGGCTGGACCTGCGCCAGCGCACGCTGGAGTTCCTGCAACGGCATTTCGGCAAGTCGGGCGGCTACTACTACTGGATCGCGCGCGGCATCGACCACCGCACGGTCCGCTCCGACCGGCCGCGCAAGTCGGTCGGGGCCGAGAACACCTTCTTCGAGGACCTGGTGACGCCCGACGCGGTGCGCGCCGCGCTGGGGCCGATCATCGACAAGGTCTGGCGCTATTGCGACCGCGGCGGCATCCGCGGCCGCACGGTCACGCTGAAGGTGCGCTACGCCGATTTCCGCCAGGTCACCCGCCGCCGCACCGAGCCGCGCTTCGTTACCGGCCAGGCCGAGATCGAGCGGCTGTCCATGGCGTTGCTGGAGCCGCTGCTGCCGCTGGAGCAGGGGATCCGCCTGCTCGGCGTCACCCTGTCCAGCCTGGAAGAGGAAGCGGGCGAACCCGGCCCGCAGCTCAGCCTCACGCTGTAG